From one Enterobacter kobei genomic stretch:
- the rsmS gene encoding pleiotropic regulatory protein RsmS, which yields MSLENAPDDVKLAVDLIMLLEEHAIPPDTVLKALEIVRRDFEKKVAANVAAN from the coding sequence ATGTCATTAGAGAACGCCCCGGACGACGTCAAACTGGCAGTTGATTTAATTATGCTGCTGGAAGAACACGCGATCCCGCCGGATACAGTGCTGAAAGCGCTGGAGATCGTGCGGCGGGATTTTGAGAAGAAAGTGGCGGCTAACGTAGCCGCGAACTGA